Proteins from a single region of Nocardiopsis dassonvillei subsp. dassonvillei DSM 43111:
- a CDS encoding histidine phosphatase family protein codes for MATPAAPQDTPPPPPAPEAVTLLLIRHGMTDATGPRLAGRAEGVHLNDTGRVQAAHLAGRLTGLRPAALVSSPLERCQETAEAVAAQLGVPVTTDERFVECDYGSWTGRGLGELSDEPLWRVVQDHPSAARFPGGEALAESSARAVAAVRDWNARLLSAPPEAPVPGSPSEASAPGVPSAPQDPPVYVVCSHGDIIKAIVADALGMHLDLFQRLRVDPCSVTSITYTRTRPFLNKLNDTGESLTASLPTPAEASGDAAVGGGAGSQETPADAP; via the coding sequence ATGGCGACACCCGCAGCACCCCAGGACACTCCGCCCCCACCGCCCGCACCCGAGGCGGTCACCCTCCTCCTCATCCGGCACGGGATGACCGACGCCACCGGCCCCCGCCTGGCGGGGCGCGCCGAGGGCGTCCACCTCAACGACACCGGCCGCGTCCAGGCCGCGCACCTGGCCGGTCGGCTCACCGGGCTGCGACCGGCGGCCCTGGTCTCCAGCCCGCTCGAACGCTGCCAGGAGACCGCCGAGGCCGTCGCCGCGCAGCTCGGCGTCCCCGTCACCACCGACGAGCGCTTCGTGGAGTGCGACTACGGCTCCTGGACCGGCCGCGGGCTCGGTGAACTGTCCGACGAACCCCTCTGGCGCGTGGTGCAGGACCACCCCAGCGCCGCGCGCTTCCCCGGCGGGGAGGCCCTGGCCGAGTCCTCGGCCCGCGCGGTCGCGGCCGTGCGCGACTGGAACGCCCGCCTGCTCTCGGCGCCGCCCGAGGCCCCGGTCCCGGGTTCCCCGTCCGAGGCATCGGCCCCGGGCGTCCCGTCCGCGCCCCAGGACCCGCCCGTGTACGTGGTGTGCAGTCACGGCGACATCATCAAGGCCATCGTCGCCGACGCCCTCGGCATGCACCTGGACCTGTTCCAGCGCCTGCGGGTGGACCCCTGTTCGGTCACCTCCATCACCTACACGCGCACCCGCCCCTTCCTCAACAAGCTCAACGACACGGGGGAGAGCCTGACCGCGAGCCTGCCGACCCCCGCCGAGGCCAGCGGCGACGCGGCCGTGGGCGGCGGCGCGGGCTCCCAGGAGACCCCCGCCGACGCCCCCTGA
- a CDS encoding aldo/keto reductase: MEQRQVGRSGLWVSRTALGTMTWGKDTSEEEAGQQLTAFVDAGGTLVDTADIYTGGQSERILGRLLRASVRREDVVVATKTGHTPDGYRPVDASRRHLLASLDASLRRLQTDYVDLWQLHVFDPSTPPEESLAAMEAAVAAGKARYVGTGNLESWQFATLATWQRARPGRVPLVSVGSEYSLLNRGADHGLRPAAAVAGAHLIAWSPLGRGVLTAKYRNGTPPDSRAAFSHMAPYVEPYLDDRSRRVVESVCTAAEGLGVSPLAVALSWARDQEGVAAAVVGPRTLAQLEEILGVEGVELPPKIRDALDDATARPER, translated from the coding sequence ATGGAACAGCGACAGGTGGGCAGATCAGGGCTCTGGGTCTCTCGTACCGCTCTCGGCACGATGACCTGGGGCAAGGACACCTCCGAGGAGGAGGCCGGGCAGCAGCTCACCGCGTTCGTGGACGCGGGCGGCACGCTCGTGGACACCGCGGACATCTACACCGGCGGCCAGAGCGAGCGGATCCTGGGGCGCCTGCTGCGCGCCTCGGTGCGCCGCGAGGACGTGGTGGTGGCCACCAAGACCGGCCACACGCCCGACGGCTACCGGCCGGTGGACGCCTCCCGGCGGCACCTGCTGGCCTCCCTGGACGCCTCGCTGCGACGCCTTCAGACCGACTACGTGGACCTGTGGCAGCTGCACGTGTTCGACCCCTCCACGCCGCCCGAGGAGTCGCTGGCCGCGATGGAGGCGGCCGTGGCGGCGGGCAAGGCGCGCTACGTGGGCACGGGGAACCTGGAGTCGTGGCAGTTCGCGACCCTGGCCACCTGGCAGCGCGCGCGCCCCGGGCGCGTGCCCCTGGTGAGCGTGGGGAGCGAGTACTCGCTGCTCAACCGGGGCGCCGACCACGGTCTGCGGCCCGCCGCGGCGGTGGCCGGGGCCCACCTGATCGCGTGGTCGCCGCTGGGACGCGGCGTGCTCACCGCCAAGTACCGCAACGGGACGCCGCCGGACTCGCGGGCGGCCTTCTCCCACATGGCGCCGTACGTGGAGCCCTACCTGGACGACCGCAGCCGCCGGGTGGTGGAGTCGGTGTGCACGGCGGCCGAGGGCCTGGGCGTGTCGCCGCTGGCGGTGGCGCTGAGCTGGGCGCGCGACCAGGAGGGCGTGGCCGCGGCGGTGGTCGGTCCGCGCACCCTCGCGCAGCTGGAGGAGATCCTGGGTGTGGAGGGCGTGGAGCTGCCGCCCAAGATCCGCGACGCGCTCGACGACGCCACGGCGCGCCCCGAGCGCTGA
- a CDS encoding LLM class flavin-dependent oxidoreductase → MPDYGHPLRFGTFITPAAQDPDRTVALAELTEAAGLDLATFQDHPYNPGFLDTWTLLSWVAARTTRLSVSANVLNLPLRPPAMLARSAASLDLLSHGRFELALGAGAFWDGIEGMGGKRLTPRQAVDALSEGIDVIRAAWDTDARGGVRVNGEHHRVRGMKRGPAPAHEIGISLGAYKPRMLRLVGAKADGWLPSLGYLKLEDMAEAHRTIDEAAQAAGRDPRQVRRMLNLAQIAFLPTGKDFLQGPPEQWVDDLLPLVLEHGYSTFIVGTDDPRTIQTFGAEVAPALREAVDRERADAGTDTGPARAAASLAARRSGIDYDGVPESLREHAVEPGDRAYARVRHGYMQKGSPGLVLRPGSAEEVAEALAHARAQDADLHVRSGGHGISGRSTGDGGVVVDLSRMNGVEVLDADSGLVRLGAGARWGEVADTLAFHGLALSSGDHGGVGVGGLATTGGVGYMSRAHGLTIDNVTAVEVVTADGTPVRADADHHPDLFWAMRGAGANFGVLTAVEATAAPVRDVVLGQFVYDATDTAAFLRAWGEVAEAAPREVTAFLTTGPARGGRGPAAQAMVVYAGDDTDLAVRALEPFLSVGPVLDQRAQLAPYPAILVRPDGPHQGHGLPEARSGLLHHVTPDAAEGLAGLLASGDVMFMQLRQVGGAVNDLAADATAYAHRSQNFVLAAMTATRSAVRMDQRWADLDKHLEGMYLSFDTRTGPEVLAQAFPEPTLDRLRALKAVYDPHNVFDKNFPIPPAIRG, encoded by the coding sequence ATGCCCGACTACGGACACCCCCTGAGGTTCGGCACCTTCATCACACCCGCGGCGCAGGACCCCGACCGCACCGTCGCGCTCGCCGAACTCACCGAGGCGGCCGGACTGGACCTGGCCACCTTCCAGGACCACCCCTACAACCCCGGCTTCCTCGACACCTGGACCCTGCTGAGCTGGGTGGCCGCGCGCACCACGCGCCTGAGCGTGTCGGCCAACGTCCTCAACCTGCCCCTGCGCCCGCCCGCGATGCTCGCCCGTTCCGCCGCCAGCCTCGACCTGCTCTCCCACGGCCGCTTCGAACTCGCCCTGGGCGCCGGAGCGTTCTGGGACGGCATCGAGGGCATGGGCGGCAAGCGCCTCACCCCGCGCCAGGCCGTGGACGCGCTCAGCGAGGGCATCGACGTCATCCGCGCCGCCTGGGACACCGACGCCCGCGGCGGCGTCCGCGTCAACGGAGAGCACCACCGCGTGCGCGGCATGAAGCGCGGCCCCGCCCCCGCCCACGAGATCGGCATCAGCCTGGGCGCCTACAAGCCCCGCATGCTGCGCCTGGTCGGCGCCAAGGCGGACGGCTGGCTGCCCAGCCTCGGCTACCTCAAGCTGGAGGACATGGCCGAGGCCCACCGGACCATCGACGAGGCCGCGCAGGCCGCCGGGCGCGACCCCCGTCAGGTCCGCCGCATGCTCAACCTCGCCCAGATCGCCTTCCTGCCCACCGGGAAGGACTTCCTCCAGGGCCCGCCCGAGCAGTGGGTGGACGACCTGCTGCCCCTGGTCCTCGAACACGGCTACTCCACGTTCATCGTGGGCACCGACGACCCGCGCACCATCCAGACCTTCGGCGCCGAGGTCGCCCCCGCCCTGCGCGAGGCCGTGGACCGCGAACGCGCCGACGCGGGCACCGACACCGGCCCGGCCCGCGCCGCCGCCTCCCTGGCCGCGCGCCGCTCCGGCATCGACTACGACGGCGTCCCCGAGAGCCTGCGCGAGCACGCCGTCGAACCCGGCGACCGCGCCTACGCCCGCGTCCGCCACGGCTACATGCAGAAGGGCTCGCCGGGGCTGGTCCTGCGCCCCGGCAGCGCCGAGGAGGTCGCCGAGGCCCTCGCCCACGCCCGCGCCCAGGACGCCGACCTGCACGTGCGCAGCGGCGGCCACGGCATCAGCGGGCGCTCCACCGGCGACGGCGGCGTCGTCGTGGACCTGTCGCGGATGAACGGCGTCGAGGTCCTGGACGCGGACTCCGGCCTGGTCCGGCTCGGCGCCGGCGCCCGCTGGGGCGAGGTCGCCGACACCCTCGCCTTCCACGGCCTGGCCCTCAGCTCGGGCGACCACGGGGGAGTGGGCGTCGGGGGCCTGGCCACCACCGGCGGCGTGGGCTACATGTCCCGCGCCCACGGCCTGACCATCGACAACGTCACCGCCGTCGAGGTCGTCACCGCGGACGGAACCCCCGTGCGCGCCGACGCCGACCACCACCCCGACCTGTTCTGGGCCATGCGCGGCGCGGGCGCCAACTTCGGCGTGCTCACAGCCGTCGAGGCCACGGCCGCCCCGGTGCGCGACGTGGTCCTCGGCCAGTTCGTCTACGACGCGACCGACACCGCCGCCTTCCTCCGGGCCTGGGGCGAGGTCGCCGAGGCCGCGCCGCGCGAGGTCACCGCCTTCCTCACCACCGGCCCCGCGCGCGGCGGACGCGGCCCCGCGGCCCAGGCCATGGTGGTCTACGCCGGGGACGACACCGACCTGGCCGTGCGGGCGCTGGAGCCCTTCCTGTCCGTGGGCCCCGTCCTGGACCAGCGCGCCCAGCTCGCGCCCTACCCCGCGATCCTCGTCCGCCCCGACGGGCCCCACCAGGGCCACGGGCTGCCCGAGGCGCGCTCGGGCCTGCTGCACCACGTCACCCCGGACGCGGCCGAGGGCCTGGCCGGGCTGCTCGCCTCGGGCGACGTCATGTTCATGCAGCTCAGACAGGTCGGCGGCGCGGTCAACGACCTGGCGGCCGACGCCACCGCCTACGCCCACCGGTCGCAGAACTTCGTGCTGGCGGCCATGACGGCGACCCGGAGCGCCGTGCGCATGGACCAGCGGTGGGCGGACCTGGACAAGCACCTGGAGGGCATGTACCTGAGCTTCGACACCCGTACCGGGCCCGAGGTGCTCGCGCAGGCCTTCCCCGAGCCCACCCTGGACAGGCTGCGGGCCCTCAAGGCCGTGTACGACCCGCACAACGTGTTCGACAAGAACTTCCCGATCCCGCCCGCGATTCGGGGCTGA
- a CDS encoding MarR family winged helix-turn-helix transcriptional regulator yields MALPTPKPGRTPAGNADPTPGQDTDLGWSLAVLLRRWHERVEAVLDGVPHGSRGYHVLTAVSLDEPPTQAALAERLLIDRSVMTYLLDDLEEADLVRRRVDPGDRRVRRVCATAHGREVLASLSARVREAEEHILAGLDAPARELFRQIAQHAAVAVQESSPTTDPCAAVRQVVGPDDPAGKPEKREGRRGRGNRAKRE; encoded by the coding sequence ATGGCACTCCCCACTCCGAAGCCCGGCCGGACCCCGGCCGGGAACGCGGACCCGACTCCGGGACAGGACACCGACCTGGGGTGGTCGCTGGCCGTGCTCCTGCGCCGGTGGCACGAGCGGGTGGAGGCGGTCCTGGACGGCGTCCCGCACGGCAGCCGCGGCTACCACGTGCTCACCGCGGTCTCACTCGACGAGCCCCCCACCCAGGCGGCCCTGGCCGAGCGGCTGCTCATCGACCGCAGCGTGATGACCTACCTCCTCGACGACCTGGAGGAGGCCGACCTCGTGCGGCGCCGGGTGGACCCCGGCGACCGGCGGGTGCGGCGGGTGTGCGCCACCGCGCACGGCCGCGAGGTGCTGGCCTCGCTCAGCGCACGCGTGCGTGAGGCGGAGGAGCACATCCTGGCGGGACTCGACGCGCCCGCGCGCGAGCTGTTCCGCCAGATCGCCCAGCACGCGGCCGTCGCCGTCCAGGAGTCCTCCCCCACGACCGACCCGTGCGCGGCCGTGCGCCAGGTCGTCGGTCCGGACGACCCGGCTGGGAAGCCGGAGAAGCGGGAGGGGCGGCGCGGGCGCGGGAACCGGGCCAAGCGGGAGTAG
- a CDS encoding helix-hairpin-helix domain-containing protein, with amino-acid sequence MSEAEQVSAVLDRMGAPGALAPRLLGVLGPGAAAALDANPWLLLRLPQVTPEQADFCARRHLGEGARPGDPRRLAALTGHVLRMSAARGHTVVEEKKLASVVGGFGVADPAAALEAAVADGSAVMLESTDEDDDEDFDFSEGGVPDLPDTELFYALPEVGHAEQRLGEQLLRLIGGNEPIMDSMTAGETVDAAVERGGFTVSDRTREALVTATLRPVTVLRHGPGDAAEIARALVCLDAIATDSQVGIAVAAPTAQAAAAVNADLARIRGERATGGGSEGARVSGGAGGAPEAGAAEETWGAGEDEAARGDESAEAASDAQGASHTQVASETQDTPDSQETPVTQGASGEQGSEEADEVREDREQPEQPEQQTQQSHEGQQDQQGPGEDVRSPVRAVSLPALLAQAPLKAGLVVLCEAMSVGAARAAELASVCADDAHLVLLADPNQAPSATPGQVVVDIAASRTAHVAEVADDDAPGPIAELAAGVASGGVPEVEAPGREVVRVPAASAEEAVHRVVQLVTDSIPRALGIGAEHVQVVTAREDGPAGARAVNAACKERLNPGPGAHGGFDVGDRVLFTAEGPGYGPGDTGHLREVGGGAVVELVGGGRVKVTDPAALRPGWAVTVAAAHGGRWPAVVAVFPPEVPVSRPQVYTALTRATRHVSLVDATGGGLETGVRENAAKERTTRLVRILREG; translated from the coding sequence GTGTCCGAGGCAGAACAGGTCAGTGCCGTCCTTGACCGGATGGGCGCGCCGGGCGCCCTGGCGCCCCGGCTGCTGGGCGTGCTGGGGCCAGGGGCCGCCGCCGCGCTGGACGCGAACCCGTGGCTGCTGCTGCGCCTGCCGCAGGTGACCCCGGAGCAGGCCGACTTCTGCGCCCGCAGGCACCTGGGCGAGGGCGCGCGGCCCGGCGACCCCCGGCGGCTGGCGGCGCTCACCGGGCACGTACTGCGCATGTCCGCCGCGCGCGGGCACACCGTGGTCGAGGAGAAGAAGCTGGCCTCGGTCGTGGGCGGGTTCGGGGTGGCCGATCCGGCCGCCGCGCTGGAGGCGGCCGTGGCCGACGGGAGCGCGGTGATGCTGGAGAGCACCGACGAGGACGACGACGAGGACTTCGACTTCAGCGAGGGCGGAGTCCCGGACCTGCCCGACACCGAACTGTTCTACGCGCTGCCCGAGGTGGGGCACGCCGAACAGCGGCTGGGCGAACAGCTGCTGCGGCTGATCGGCGGCAACGAGCCGATCATGGACTCGATGACCGCGGGTGAGACGGTGGACGCGGCCGTGGAGCGGGGCGGGTTCACCGTTTCGGACCGCACGCGCGAGGCCCTGGTGACGGCGACCCTGCGCCCGGTGACGGTGCTGCGGCACGGCCCTGGCGACGCCGCGGAGATCGCGCGGGCGCTGGTGTGCCTGGACGCGATCGCCACCGACAGCCAGGTGGGGATCGCGGTGGCTGCGCCGACCGCGCAGGCCGCGGCGGCCGTCAACGCCGACCTGGCGCGGATCCGCGGGGAGCGGGCCACGGGCGGGGGTTCCGAGGGAGCGCGGGTTTCCGGGGGTGCCGGAGGGGCACCGGAGGCCGGGGCCGCCGAGGAGACCTGGGGTGCCGGGGAGGACGAAGCGGCGCGGGGGGACGAGAGCGCTGAGGCGGCCTCGGATGCGCAGGGGGCTTCGCACACACAGGTGGCTTCGGAGACACAAGACACTCCGGACTCGCAGGAAACCCCGGTGACACAGGGGGCTTCGGGCGAGCAGGGGTCCGAAGAGGCTGACGAAGTGCGGGAGGACCGAGAGCAGCCGGAACAGCCGGAACAGCAGACGCAGCAGAGCCACGAGGGACAGCAGGACCAGCAGGGGCCCGGCGAGGACGTTCGGTCCCCCGTGCGGGCGGTGTCGCTGCCCGCGCTCCTGGCGCAGGCGCCGCTGAAGGCCGGTCTGGTGGTGCTGTGCGAGGCGATGTCGGTGGGCGCGGCCCGTGCCGCCGAACTGGCTTCGGTGTGCGCGGACGACGCCCACCTGGTGCTGCTGGCCGACCCGAACCAGGCGCCCTCGGCCACGCCGGGCCAGGTGGTGGTGGACATCGCCGCGTCGCGGACCGCGCACGTGGCCGAGGTGGCCGACGACGACGCGCCGGGGCCGATCGCGGAGCTGGCGGCGGGCGTGGCCTCGGGCGGGGTTCCCGAGGTGGAGGCGCCCGGACGCGAGGTGGTGCGGGTTCCGGCGGCGTCGGCAGAGGAGGCGGTGCACCGGGTGGTGCAGCTGGTGACGGACTCGATTCCGCGCGCGTTGGGGATCGGGGCCGAGCACGTGCAGGTGGTGACCGCGCGGGAGGACGGCCCGGCCGGTGCACGGGCGGTCAACGCCGCGTGCAAGGAGAGGCTGAACCCGGGGCCGGGTGCGCACGGCGGGTTCGACGTGGGCGACCGGGTGCTGTTCACGGCGGAGGGCCCCGGCTACGGGCCCGGTGACACCGGTCATCTGCGCGAGGTGGGCGGCGGTGCCGTGGTGGAGCTGGTCGGCGGCGGTCGGGTGAAGGTGACCGACCCGGCGGCGCTGCGCCCGGGCTGGGCGGTGACGGTGGCCGCCGCGCACGGGGGCCGGTGGCCCGCCGTGGTGGCGGTGTTCCCGCCGGAGGTGCCGGTGTCGCGGCCACAGGTGTACACGGCGCTGACCCGGGCGACGCGGCACGTGTCGCTGGTGGACGCGACCGGCGGCGGGCTGGAGACCGGTGTGCGGGAGAACGCGGCGAAGGAGCGGACGACCCGCCTGGTGAGGATCCTGCGCGAGGGGTAG
- a CDS encoding DUF397 domain-containing protein, producing MSSENSPWHKSSFSDGGGGHCVEVAEGPVTGIRDTQNRELGHLSAEASEWTALLAAVRVR from the coding sequence ATGAGCAGCGAGAACAGTCCATGGCACAAGTCCTCCTTCAGTGACGGCGGTGGCGGTCACTGCGTAGAGGTCGCGGAGGGTCCGGTCACCGGTATCCGTGACACCCAGAACCGGGAGCTGGGCCATCTGTCGGCCGAGGCCTCGGAGTGGACAGCACTACTGGCTGCGGTGCGCGTCCGGTAG
- a CDS encoding DUF397 domain-containing protein, whose translation MTERVWHKASYSAASGNCVEVSEGSETLVRDTQNRELGYLSAQASEWTALLAAVRG comes from the coding sequence ATGACGGAACGTGTGTGGCATAAGGCCAGCTACAGCGCAGCTAGCGGCAACTGTGTTGAGGTTTCTGAAGGTTCCGAGACCCTGGTTAGGGACACCCAGAACCGGGAGCTGGGCTACCTGTCGGCCCAGGCTTCCGAGTGGACGGCCTTGCTCGCGGCCGTGCGCGGCTAG
- a CDS encoding helix-turn-helix domain-containing protein: MEELVTKRPTDPAWKHFGKQMRKHRDALGLLQVDIAKVLGVVGSCYSSWETGARKVDEKYVNKLDEALKAGGSIAEEWEKASRQVRTAFRFAELPELEGAATQIRDFQTLVFPGLVQTPEYARAIFEDGYPGMPSASIEELVQARISRQRILEEETRPLVLFLIAESVFYQQVGNRGPDLLHEQVQRVLREVEGGRVRVQIVPRDTKRHYGSGGPFRLYTFADEPSVASAEYMTGETVISDKNLYQECVTTFGLLQGEAHSESTSLQMVREMVER, encoded by the coding sequence ATGGAGGAACTCGTGACGAAGCGACCCACTGACCCCGCGTGGAAGCACTTCGGGAAGCAGATGCGGAAACACCGCGATGCCCTTGGTCTGCTGCAAGTCGACATCGCCAAGGTGCTCGGCGTCGTCGGAAGCTGTTACTCCTCATGGGAGACCGGCGCCCGGAAGGTCGATGAGAAGTACGTCAACAAGCTGGACGAAGCTCTGAAAGCCGGAGGGAGCATCGCTGAGGAGTGGGAGAAAGCCAGCCGTCAGGTGCGTACTGCGTTCAGGTTCGCGGAACTTCCGGAGCTGGAAGGCGCGGCCACGCAGATCCGCGACTTCCAAACGTTAGTGTTCCCGGGCCTGGTTCAGACACCGGAGTACGCTCGCGCGATCTTCGAGGATGGTTACCCCGGGATGCCATCGGCCTCCATCGAAGAACTCGTTCAGGCTCGAATCTCTCGGCAGCGCATCCTGGAGGAGGAAACCCGGCCGCTGGTGCTTTTCCTCATCGCTGAGTCGGTGTTCTATCAGCAAGTCGGGAACCGTGGTCCTGACCTGCTGCATGAGCAGGTGCAGCGTGTCCTCCGTGAGGTGGAGGGCGGTAGGGTGCGTGTGCAGATCGTCCCCCGGGACACCAAGAGGCACTACGGAAGCGGGGGGCCTTTCCGGCTGTACACCTTCGCAGACGAACCCTCTGTGGCTTCTGCTGAGTACATGACTGGGGAGACTGTGATCAGCGATAAGAACCTGTATCAGGAGTGCGTGACAACTTTCGGGCTTCTCCAGGGTGAGGCACACTCGGAGTCGACGTCACTTCAGATGGTGCGAGAGATGGTTGAGCGATGA
- a CDS encoding ATP-binding protein, whose amino-acid sequence MQKSTVPPIPLPRRLCGTSTKSGILLGPELGHVRISRRWAVQATRSRPSLAEPVGITVSELVTNALRHSASGLPGGSIRVEIERTSRHLELRVTDNGPRPGAQPTFPSVPSSEPLRPSGNGLRLTEALCSYWDWKQHSCGAITVRAVFPW is encoded by the coding sequence ATGCAAAAGTCTACCGTTCCGCCCATCCCGCTTCCACGCCGACTGTGCGGAACCAGCACCAAATCAGGCATTCTGCTCGGCCCCGAACTCGGCCACGTCAGGATCTCCCGCCGCTGGGCCGTCCAGGCCACCCGCTCCCGACCCAGTCTGGCCGAACCCGTCGGCATCACTGTGTCGGAGCTCGTCACGAACGCGCTGCGCCACTCGGCGTCCGGGCTCCCCGGCGGCAGCATCCGCGTGGAGATCGAACGCACCTCACGCCACCTCGAACTCCGGGTCACCGACAACGGCCCCCGCCCCGGCGCGCAACCCACGTTCCCGAGTGTGCCCAGCTCCGAACCCCTGCGCCCCAGCGGCAACGGACTGCGCCTGACCGAAGCCCTGTGCTCCTACTGGGACTGGAAACAGCACTCCTGCGGCGCGATCACCGTCCGCGCCGTCTTCCCCTGGTAA
- a CDS encoding helix-turn-helix domain-containing protein yields MPDYSYLLDGRPDVLTPSEVAALFNIRPRSLHRGEWDNVLKPFRTPGGARRYPKEHIAALLNQPDPPTSP; encoded by the coding sequence ATGCCCGACTACAGCTACCTCCTCGACGGCCGCCCCGACGTCCTCACACCCAGCGAAGTCGCCGCCCTGTTCAACATCCGCCCCCGCAGCCTCCACCGAGGCGAATGGGACAACGTCCTCAAACCCTTCCGCACCCCCGGCGGAGCACGCCGCTACCCCAAAGAACACATCGCCGCCCTCCTCAACCAGCCAGACCCCCCGACCTCCCCCTGA